The following coding sequences are from one Mycobacterium bourgelatii window:
- a CDS encoding histidinol-phosphate transaminase — translation MTAPRAPRPQPTLDDLPLREDLRGKSPYGAPQLAVPVRLNTNENPHPPTQALIDDVVRSVAEAAADLHRYPDRDAVALRTDLANYLTVQTGIPVGVESVWAANGSNEILQQLLQAFGGPGRSAIGFVPSYSMHPIISDGTYTEWLEAVRADDFSLDVTRAVAAVVDRRPDVVFIASPNNPSGQSISLADLRRLLDVVPGILIVDEAYGEFSSQPSAIALIEEYPTKLIVTRTMSKAFAFAGGRLGYMVATPALVEAMLLVRLPYHLSSVTQAAARAALRHADDTLRSVATLIAERERVSGALAGMGFRVIPSDANFVLFGEFADAPSAWQHYLDRDVLIRDVGIPGYLRTTIGLAEENDAFLKASAQIAATDLASTPPSPVGAS, via the coding sequence ATGACCGCGCCACGCGCGCCCAGGCCCCAGCCCACCCTGGACGATCTGCCGCTGCGTGAGGATCTGCGCGGCAAATCCCCTTATGGGGCACCGCAACTCGCGGTACCGGTCCGGCTCAACACCAACGAAAACCCGCACCCACCCACCCAGGCCCTGATCGACGACGTGGTGCGGTCGGTGGCAGAGGCGGCCGCTGACCTGCACCGCTACCCTGACCGCGACGCCGTGGCCCTGCGCACCGATCTGGCCAACTACCTCACTGTGCAGACCGGTATCCCGGTCGGCGTCGAAAGTGTTTGGGCAGCAAACGGTTCCAACGAGATCCTGCAGCAGCTGCTGCAGGCGTTCGGCGGGCCGGGGCGTTCGGCAATCGGTTTCGTGCCGTCTTATTCGATGCACCCGATCATCTCCGACGGCACCTACACCGAGTGGCTCGAGGCGGTGCGCGCCGACGACTTCAGCCTCGACGTGACACGTGCGGTCGCGGCCGTCGTGGACCGCCGACCCGATGTGGTGTTTATCGCGAGCCCGAATAATCCTTCCGGACAGAGCATTTCGCTGGCGGATCTACGGAGGCTGCTCGATGTCGTGCCCGGGATACTGATTGTCGACGAGGCCTACGGCGAGTTCTCCTCGCAGCCCAGCGCAATAGCACTGATCGAGGAATACCCCACCAAGCTCATCGTCACCCGGACCATGAGCAAGGCCTTCGCCTTCGCCGGTGGCCGACTCGGGTACATGGTCGCCACGCCGGCGCTCGTCGAAGCGATGCTGTTGGTGCGGTTGCCGTACCACTTGTCGTCGGTGACGCAGGCCGCGGCACGCGCTGCATTGCGACACGCCGATGACACGCTCCGTAGCGTGGCGACCCTGATCGCCGAACGTGAGCGGGTGTCGGGTGCGTTGGCGGGCATGGGTTTTCGGGTGATCCCCAGCGACGCCAACTTCGTGCTGTTCGGTGAGTTCGCCGACGCACCGTCGGCCTGGCAGCACTACCTGGACCGTGATGTCCTGATCCGCGACGTCGGGATTCCCGGCTATCTGCGTACCACCATCGGATTGGCCGAAGAGAACGATGCGTTCCTGAAGGCTAGCGCTCAGATCGCTGCTACCGATCTGGCCTCCACACCTCCCAGCCCTGTAGGAGCATCGTGA